One genomic window of Cyprinus carpio isolate SPL01 chromosome B8, ASM1834038v1, whole genome shotgun sequence includes the following:
- the armh1 gene encoding armadillo-like helical domain containing protein 1 isoform X1, producing the protein MSSSKEQASISQVMCFLHEWDQGSKTVRSRMLNDFLAKNTGKTCPELELEFAQVASLFLARLTAWIRLTYMFGTCLDIQLRAVGVFLSANSSHQYMIEFLEVGGVLTLLEILGQDKLKEGDKTEALRLLQIIANAGQKYKELICESYGVKAVAECLAKSETEGTQESAAVLLESLAYGNPKYQNQVYKGLIALLTCTSPRAQQLVLQILRIVQPIVKTAHHSIVEPLLNLLRSLHLEVQYEAIELITELMQSEVRLALLRGLVAFLKPTKERNPKHKILEDPEVAKMTDSLPVLLQQAASAKTIRILAQTSEEMSKELLSLRVIHHLLYAMGNQEHADSQRQASLALEHFVRMYPVVEEHVCRAMGTRLFQSFMHNADVLHLNMDDIQADILRSNKVNISCVLEEQNSDS; encoded by the exons ATGTCTAGCAGTAAGGAGCAGGCCTCCATCAGTCAGGTGATGTGTTTCCTCCACGAGTGGGATCAGGGCAGTAAGACGGTGCGCAGTCGAATGCTAAATGACTTTCTGGCCAAGAACACTGGAAAGACGTGTCCTGAACTGGAGCTTGAGTTCGCACAAGTTGCCAGCCTGTTCCTTGCTCGGCTCACTGCCTGGATAAGACTAAC ctATATGTTTGGAACGTGTCTAGACATTCAGCTGAGAGCAGTGGGGGTTTTCCTGTCTGCTAACAGCAG TCATCAGTATATGATTGAGTTTCTGGAGGTGGGTGGAGTGCTTACCCTGCTTGAGATTCTAGGACAAGACAAACTCAAGGAAGGGGATAAAACCGAGGCTCTTCGCCTGCTCCAGATCATCGCCAACGCAGGCCAAAAATATAAAGAGCTAATCTGTGAAAGCTACG GTGTGAAGGCCGTAGCTGAATGTTTGGCCAAATCTGAGACAGAGGGGACTCAGGAGTCCGCCGCCGTCCTGCTAGAATCTTTGGCTTATGGAAACCCCAAATACCAGAATCAGGTGTACAAGGGCCTGATCGCCCTGCTGACCTGCACCTCACCAAGAGCACAGCAGCTTGTTTTACAGATCCTCCGTATAGTTCAG CCCATTGTAAAAACAGCCCATCACAGCATAGTGGAACCCTTATTAAATCTGCTGAGGTCCCTACATTTAGAAGTGCAATATGAAG CAATAGAACTGATAACAGAGCTCATGCAATCAGAGGTTAGACTGGCTCTGCTCAGGGGTCTGGTGGCTTTTCTCAAACCAACTAAAGAGAGAAATCCCAAACACAAGATCCTGGAGG ATCCAGAGGTGGCCAAAATGACGGATTCACTCCCTGTGCTTCTCCAGCAAGCAGCTTCTGCAAAAACCATCAG GATTCTGGCACAGACAAGTGAAGAGATGTCCAAAGAGCTGCTCTCTCTCAGAGTTATCCATCACTTACTGTACGCAATGGGGAACCAGGAACATGCAGATTCCCAGAGACAAGCCAGCCTGGCTTTGGAG CATTTTGTGCGCATGTATCCAGTGGTGGAAGAGCATGTATGCAGAGCAATGGGCACCAGACTGTTTCAGTCTTTTATG CACAATGCTGATGTCCTACATTTGAACATGGATGACATTCAAGCTGACATTTTACGCTCAAATAAAGTGAACATTTCATGTG tgCTTGAGGAACAGAATTCAGATTCTTGA
- the armh1 gene encoding armadillo-like helical domain containing protein 1 isoform X2 — translation MSSSKEQASISQVMCFLHEWDQGSKTVRSRMLNDFLAKNTGKTCPELELEFAQVASLFLARLTAWIRLTYMFGTCLDIQLRAVGVFLSANSSHQYMIEFLEVGGVLTLLEILGQDKLKEGDKTEALRLLQIIANAGQKYKELICESYGVKAVAECLAKSETEGTQESAAVLLESLAYGNPKYQNQVYKGLIALLTCTSPRAQQLVLQILRIVQPIVKTAHHSIVEPLLNLLRSLHLEVQYEAIELITELMQSEVRLALLRGLVAFLKPTKERNPKHKILEDPEVAKMTDSLPVLLQQAASAKTIRILAQTSEEMSKELLSLRVIHHLLYAMGNQEHADSQRQASLALEHFVRMYPVVEEHVCRAMGTRLFQSFMHNADVLHLNMDDIQADILRSNKVNISCDLYTIDV, via the exons ATGTCTAGCAGTAAGGAGCAGGCCTCCATCAGTCAGGTGATGTGTTTCCTCCACGAGTGGGATCAGGGCAGTAAGACGGTGCGCAGTCGAATGCTAAATGACTTTCTGGCCAAGAACACTGGAAAGACGTGTCCTGAACTGGAGCTTGAGTTCGCACAAGTTGCCAGCCTGTTCCTTGCTCGGCTCACTGCCTGGATAAGACTAAC ctATATGTTTGGAACGTGTCTAGACATTCAGCTGAGAGCAGTGGGGGTTTTCCTGTCTGCTAACAGCAG TCATCAGTATATGATTGAGTTTCTGGAGGTGGGTGGAGTGCTTACCCTGCTTGAGATTCTAGGACAAGACAAACTCAAGGAAGGGGATAAAACCGAGGCTCTTCGCCTGCTCCAGATCATCGCCAACGCAGGCCAAAAATATAAAGAGCTAATCTGTGAAAGCTACG GTGTGAAGGCCGTAGCTGAATGTTTGGCCAAATCTGAGACAGAGGGGACTCAGGAGTCCGCCGCCGTCCTGCTAGAATCTTTGGCTTATGGAAACCCCAAATACCAGAATCAGGTGTACAAGGGCCTGATCGCCCTGCTGACCTGCACCTCACCAAGAGCACAGCAGCTTGTTTTACAGATCCTCCGTATAGTTCAG CCCATTGTAAAAACAGCCCATCACAGCATAGTGGAACCCTTATTAAATCTGCTGAGGTCCCTACATTTAGAAGTGCAATATGAAG CAATAGAACTGATAACAGAGCTCATGCAATCAGAGGTTAGACTGGCTCTGCTCAGGGGTCTGGTGGCTTTTCTCAAACCAACTAAAGAGAGAAATCCCAAACACAAGATCCTGGAGG ATCCAGAGGTGGCCAAAATGACGGATTCACTCCCTGTGCTTCTCCAGCAAGCAGCTTCTGCAAAAACCATCAG GATTCTGGCACAGACAAGTGAAGAGATGTCCAAAGAGCTGCTCTCTCTCAGAGTTATCCATCACTTACTGTACGCAATGGGGAACCAGGAACATGCAGATTCCCAGAGACAAGCCAGCCTGGCTTTGGAG CATTTTGTGCGCATGTATCCAGTGGTGGAAGAGCATGTATGCAGAGCAATGGGCACCAGACTGTTTCAGTCTTTTATG CACAATGCTGATGTCCTACATTTGAACATGGATGACATTCAAGCTGACATTTTACGCTCAAATAAAGTGAACATTTCATGTG
- the guk1b gene encoding guanylate kinase 1b isoform X1, protein MSGPRPVVLSGPSGAGKSTLLKRLMKEYEGVFGFSVSHTTRNPRPGEENGKGLNCLPMLLGATLLPVADVLSSETSEDYHFVTREKMQEGIDNGEFIENAEFSGNMYGTSKSSIEDVQAHNLICILDVDIQGVKNIKKTDLNPIYISIQPPSIEILEKRLRDRQTETEDSLQKRLEAARIDMELSKEPGVFDMVIINDDLEEAYEKLRSVLIEEIEKVQDAKK, encoded by the exons ATGTCAGGACCCAGGCCTGTAGTTCTGAGTGGCCCATCAGGAGCTGGAAAAAGCACCCTGTTGAAGAGACTCATGAAAGAATATGAAGGAGTTTTTGGATTCAGTGTCTCCC ACACCACCAGAAATCCTCGGCCAGGAGAggaaaatggaaaag GGCTGAATTGTCTCCCAATGCTTCTGGGGGCTACTTTACTTCCTGTAGCAGACGTCCTGTCCTCTGAGACATCTGAAG ATTACCACTTTGTTACCAGAGAGAAGATGCAAGAGGGAATTGACAATGGCGAATTCATTGAGAATGCAGAGTTTTCTGGGAACATGTATGGAACCag CAAATCATCCATAGAAGATGTTCAGGCACACAacctcatctgcatcttggatgttGACATACAAGgagtgaaaaacattaaaaagactgATTTGAACCCCATATATATCTCCATCCAGCCACCTTCAATAGAGATCCTG GAAAAGCGtctgagagacagacaaacagagacgGAGGACAGTCTACAGAAGCGTCTGGAAGCAGCGAGGATTGACATGGAGCTCA GTAAGGAACCGGGAGTTTTTGATATGGTAATCATTAATGATGACCTGGAAGAAGCCTATGAGAAACTCAGAAGTGTTCTTATTGAG GAGATTGAGAAGGTGCAAGATGCCAAGAAATAG
- the guk1b gene encoding guanylate kinase 1b isoform X2, with the protein MSGPRPVVLSGPSGAGKSTLLKRLMKEYEGVFGFSVSHTTRNPRPGEENGKDYHFVTREKMQEGIDNGEFIENAEFSGNMYGTSKSSIEDVQAHNLICILDVDIQGVKNIKKTDLNPIYISIQPPSIEILEKRLRDRQTETEDSLQKRLEAARIDMELSKEPGVFDMVIINDDLEEAYEKLRSVLIEEIEKVQDAKK; encoded by the exons ATGTCAGGACCCAGGCCTGTAGTTCTGAGTGGCCCATCAGGAGCTGGAAAAAGCACCCTGTTGAAGAGACTCATGAAAGAATATGAAGGAGTTTTTGGATTCAGTGTCTCCC ACACCACCAGAAATCCTCGGCCAGGAGAggaaaatggaaaag ATTACCACTTTGTTACCAGAGAGAAGATGCAAGAGGGAATTGACAATGGCGAATTCATTGAGAATGCAGAGTTTTCTGGGAACATGTATGGAACCag CAAATCATCCATAGAAGATGTTCAGGCACACAacctcatctgcatcttggatgttGACATACAAGgagtgaaaaacattaaaaagactgATTTGAACCCCATATATATCTCCATCCAGCCACCTTCAATAGAGATCCTG GAAAAGCGtctgagagacagacaaacagagacgGAGGACAGTCTACAGAAGCGTCTGGAAGCAGCGAGGATTGACATGGAGCTCA GTAAGGAACCGGGAGTTTTTGATATGGTAATCATTAATGATGACCTGGAAGAAGCCTATGAGAAACTCAGAAGTGTTCTTATTGAG GAGATTGAGAAGGTGCAAGATGCCAAGAAATAG